A genomic window from Vanessa cardui chromosome Z, ilVanCard2.1, whole genome shotgun sequence includes:
- the LOC124543000 gene encoding coatomer subunit gamma-like codes for MSSFRRDKKEEEDGGASVFQNLDKTTLLQECRYFNSTPVNPRKCIHILTKIIFLLNQGEKLTTQEATDMFFATTKLFQSKDVVLRRLVYLCIKELSSMAQDVIIVTSSLTKDMTGKEDLYRAAAIRALCSITDSTMLQAIERYMKQAIVDKNPAVSSAALVSALHLSATVPDLVRRWVNDAQEAIMSDNIMVSYHALGVVAGARRNDRLSTVKLVTKLARSPLRSPYAMCLLVRHAAKLAEEDQTDSSETYLEFIESCLRHKSEIVVYEAAHAIVNLRKSARDLAQAVSVLQIFCGSSKATLRLAGARTLAQLTAKHPNAVAACAVDLENLISDPNRSVATLAVTTLLATGAESSIDRLMKQISTFMSEISDEFKIVVVRAIRRLCSKYPRKHQSLASFLAGMLREEGGVEYKTAIADTIIALVEENPDAKETGLAHLCEFIEDCEHTSLAVRILHVLGREGPKARQPSRYIRYIYNRVILESGPVRAAAVSAVARFGATREELLPNIRVLLSRCQLDDDDEVRDRAIFYSAILDSNDKQLIDEYIINVPIHNPVLLEKALSDHILIQPDEPFDISTVPATEEQNENEDTPLQVEVSNQPIASREEIYSEQLKIVPGIENLGPIFKTCEAIDLTEPETEYRVRCVKHIFTRHLILQFECLNTLNDQLLEKVHIRLDVAPGYTILTEVACEKLPYDVQGSVFCVLQFPANPIETLGTIGATLEFVVRDCDSTTGLPDSGEGYADTYPLEEVEIGCADQFRTRAATDEWEASWERASTAPEACDTFGLSKTDVNEAAIAVCEHLGLPKSAIATSGGDAVKEIRGGGLWREGTPMLVRARLVAAQGAVTMQLTVRSPREDIATLILAAVS; via the exons atgagTTCGTTTCGACGTGATAAAAAGGAGGAAGAAGATGGTGGGGCTAGTGTTTTTCAGAATCTAGATAAAACTACGTTGTTACAAGAATGTCGCTACTTCAACTCTACCCCGGTGAATCCAAGGAAATGCAttcatattttaacaaaaataattttcttactaAATCAAGGAGAAAAACTTACTACTCAAGAAGCTACTGACATGTTTTTCGCTACAACTAAATTGTTTCAATCCAAGGATGTAGTGCTACGACGCTTAGTTTACTTGTGCATTAAAGAATTAAGTTCTATGGCACAAGATGTGATAATTGTAACATCCTCTCTAACGAAAGACATGACAGGGAAGGAGGATTTGTATAGAGCTGCAGCTATCCGAGCACTTTGTAGCATTACAGATAGCACAATGTTACAAGCTATAGAACGTTATATGAAACAGGCTATAGTTGATAAAAATCCTGCAGTGAGTTCAGCTGCACTTGTTTCTGCTTTACATTTATCTGCAACAGTTCCTGACTTAGTTCGCCGTTGGGTCAATGATGCAcag GAGGCTATTATGTCCGACAACATAATGGTTTCATACCATGCCCTGGGAGTAGTAGCAGGAGCAAGACGCAATGACCGTTTATCAACAGTGAAACTTGTTACAAAACTTGCCCGTTCTCCTTTGCGTTCACCATATGCAATGTGTCTGTTAGTACGACATGCTGCCAAACTGGCTGAAGAAGACCAAACTGATTCATCGGAGACCTATTTAGAATTCATAGAGTCATGTTTACGTCACAAGTCTGAAATTGTGGTGTATGAAGCAGCTCATGCCATAGTCAATTTGAGAAAATCTGCTAGAGATCTAGCACAGGCTGTGAGTGTTTTACAGATATTTTGTGGATCATCAAAAGCTACTTTACGGCTTGCTGGTGCTCGTACTTTAGCACAATTAACAGCAAAACATCCAAACGCAGTTGCTGCTTGTGCAGTTGACTTGGAAAACTTGATATCGGACCCTAATCGTTCCGTCGCTACACTTGCTGTTACAACTCTTCTTGCAACTGGAGCCGAAAGTTCAATTGATCGCTTAATGAAGCAAATTTCTACCTTTATGTCTGAAATATCTGATGAATTCAAAATAGTAGTTGTTCGTGCAATTAGACGTCTTTGTTCTAAATATCCAAGGAAACATCAATCTCTTGCATCATTTTTGGCTGGCATGCTACGTGAGGAGGGTGGTGTTGAATACAAGACAGCTATTGCAGATACTATAATTGCTTTAGTGGAGGAAAATCCTGATGCCAAAGAAACAGGCTTAGCACATCTTTGTGAATTTATCGAAGATTGTGAGCATACATCCTTGGCAGTTAGAATATTACATGTCTTAGGGCGTGAAGGTCCTAAAGCTCGCCAACCTTCAAGATACATCAGGTATATTTACAATAGAGTTATATTAGAATCTGGACCTGTTCGTGCCGCTGCTGTGTCTGCTGTTGCTCGGTTTGGAGCTACTCGTGAAGAGTTACTACCGAATATAAGGGTTCTTTTATCTCGATGTCAATTAGATGATGATGACGAAGTTCGTGATCGAGCAATATTTTACAGTGCCATTTTGGATTCTAATGACAAACAACTGATTGatgagtatattataaatgtgccaATACATAATCCTGTTCTTTTAGAGAAAGCTCTCAGTGATCACATTTTGATACAACCTGATGAGCCTTTTGATATTTCAACTGTGCCAGCTACAGAggaacaaaatgaaaatgaagatACACCCTTACAAGTCGAAGTTTCGAATCAGCCAATTGCTTCGCGTGAAGAAATTTATTCAGAACAATTGAAAATTGTGCCCGGTATTGAAAATCTTGGACCTATTTTCAAAACATGTGAGGCAATTGACCTGACGGAACCTGAAACTGAATATCGTGTACGCTGTGTGAAACATATATTTACCCGTCATTTGATATTGCAGTTTGAATGCTTGAATACACTCAATGATCAACTACTGGAAAAGGTACATATTCGTCTTGATGTTGCTCCTGGCTATACAATCCTCACTGAAGTTGCATGTGAAAAATTGCCGTATGATGTGCAAGGCAGCGTATTTTGCGTTTTACAATTTCCAGCAAACCCTATAGAAACTTTAGGAACTATTGGAGCTACTTTGGAGTTTGTAGTACGAGACTGTGATTCAACAACAGGATTGCCAGATTCTGGAGAAGGCTATGCTGATACATATCCTTTAGAAGAGGTTGAAATTGGATGTGCTGATCAATTTCGCACACGTGCTGCAACTGATGAATGGGAAGCTTCCTGGGAAAGAGCGTCGACGGCACCAGAGGCTTGTGACACTTTTGGTTTGTCCAAAACCGATGTCAATGAAGCTGCAATTGCTGTTTGCGAACATTTGGGTCTACCAAAATCAGCTATTGCAACTAGTGGAGGCGATGCCGTAAAAGAAATTCGAGGTGGTGGTTTATGGAGAGAAGGTACTCCAATGCTCGTTAGAGCTCGTCTAGTAGCTGCCCAAGGAGCTGTTACAATGCAATTGACGGTTCGTTCTCCTCGAGAAGATATTGCCACATTAATACTGGCCGCAGTtagttaa